The genomic region CGCGGATGCAAGCAGCATAGCGACGAGTGGTGTACATATTGCCACCGGGACGAGTGATATCAGAATACAGCAGAGACTTAGCTACTGCTTCTTTAACAATGGCAGCTGCGTTAGCGCTGATGGTGGTAGCAGCACGCACGCGGAGTTCACCGCTTTGGAAATAAGCTTTGAGCTTTTCTAAAGCAGCGGTATCGAGGTACTTACCTTGTACGTCGGACGAATTAATAACAGAAGTAATCGCGTCTTGCATGAGTTTGCTTCCTTAAGTCACCTAATCTTGAAATCGTTAACTGAGGGCTAGAGTTGGACAAAAGTCCTACTGCATAGCACCAATTACGTAGTCGAAGTAAGAACCAGCTTCAGAAGAGTCTTCAGCAG from Leptolyngbyaceae cyanobacterium harbors:
- the apcB gene encoding allophycocyanin subunit beta, with the translated sequence MQDAITSVINSSDVQGKYLDTAALEKLKAYFQSGELRVRAATTISANAAAIVKEAVAKSLLYSDITRPGGNMYTTRRYAACIRDLDYYLRYSTYAMLAGDPSILDERVLNGLKETYNSLGVPVSATVQAIQAMKEVTASLVGADAGKEMGVYFDYICSGLS